The following coding sequences lie in one Arabidopsis thaliana chromosome 3, partial sequence genomic window:
- the HSP93-III gene encoding Clp ATPase → MAWSIALLTPPFFGPGRHVQAKEYREPRGCVMKMSSLKAPVLRIQATEYREPRGRVKMMSSLQAPLLTIQSFSGLRAPSALDYLGRPSPGFLVKYKLAKSSGREKASRCVPKAMFERFTEKAIKVIMLSQEEARRLGHNFVGTEQILLGLIGEGTGIAAKVLKSMGINLKDSRVEVEKIIGRGSGFVAVEIPFTPRAKRVLELSLEEARQLGHNYIGSEHLLLGLLREGEGVAARVLENLGADPSNIRTQVIRMVGENNEVTASVGGGSSGNSKMPTLEEYGTNLTKLAEEGKLDPVVGRQPQIERVVQILARRTKNNPCLIGEPGVGKTAIAEGLAQRIASGDVPETIEGKTVITLDMGLLVAGTKYRGEFEERLKKLMEEIRQSDEIILFIDEVHTLIGAGAAEGAIDAANILKPALARGELQCIGATTIDEYRKHIEKDPALERRFQPVKVPEPTVEEAIQILQGLRERYEIHHKLRYTDEALVAAAQLSHQYISDRFLPDKAIDLIDEAGSRVRLRHAQLPEEARELEKQLRQITKEKNEAVRSQDFEMAGSHRDREIELKAEIANVLSRGKEVAKAENEAEEGGPTVTESDIQHIVATWTGIPVEKVSSDESSRLLQMEQTLHTRVIGQDEAVKAISRAIRRARVGLKNPNRPIASFIFSGPTGVGKSELAKALAAYYFGSEEAMIRLDMSEFMERHTVSKLIGSPPGYVGYTEGGQLTEAVRRRPYTLVLFDEIEKAHPDVFNMMLQILEDGRLTDSKGRTVDFKNTLLIMTSNVGSSVIEKGGRRIGFDLDHDEKDSSYNRIKSLVTEELKQYFRPEFLNRLDEMIVFRQLTKLEVKEIADIMLKEVVARLEVKEIELQVTERFKERVVDEGFDPSYGARPLRRAIMRLLEDSMAEKMLSRDIKEGDSVIVDVDAEGSVVVLSGTTGRVGGFAAEEAMEDPIPIL, encoded by the exons ATGGCTTGGTCGATAGCTCTTCTTACACCTCCTTTTTTTGGTCCCGGAAGGCATGTGCAGGCCAAAGAATACAGGGAACCAAGAGGGTGTGTGATGAAGATGAGCAGTTTAAAAGCACCTGTTCTGAGAATTCAGGCCACAGAATACAGAGAACCAAGAGGGCGTGTGAAGATGATGTCCAGTTTACAAGCACCTCTTCTGACAATTCAGAGCTTCTCAGGGTTAAGGGCCCCCAGTGCATTAGATTATTTGGGAAGGCCTAGTCCAGGTTTCCTTGTTAAGTATAAACTTGCAAAATCATCTGGGAGAGAAAAAGCTAGCCGATGTGTACCCAAAGCAATGTTTGAGCGTTTTACCGAGAAAGCAATTAAGGTCATAATGCTGTCTCAAGAGGAAGCTCGGAGACTTGGCCATAACTTTGTTGGGACTGAGCAAATACTGTTGGGTCTAATTGGAGAAGGGACTGGGATTGCCGCCAAGGTTCTTAAATCCATGGGGATCAATCTTAAAGATTCACGCGTGGAAGTAGAAAAGATAATTGGGAGAGGCAGTGGATTCGTGGCAGTGGAGATTCCATTTACTCCTCGCGCAAAGCGGGTGCTGGAGTTGTCACTAGAGGAAGCTCGACAACTTG GGCATAACTACATTGGTTCAGAGCACCTTTTGCTTGGTCTACTTCGTGAAGGGGAGGGTGTGGCAGCTCGTGTCTTGGAGAATTTGGGTGCAGATCCTAGTAATATACGGACACAG GTTATACGTATGGTCGGGGAAAACAATGAAGTCACAGCAAGCGTTGGTGGGGGAAGCAGCGGAAACAGCAAAATGCCAACACTTGAAGAGTATGGGACTAACTTAACTAAACTAGCAGAGGAG GGTAAACTGGATCCGGTTGTTGGAAGGCAGCCACAGATCGAACGAGTGGTCCAGATCTTGGCTCGAAGAACCAAGAACAACCCATGTCTTATTGGAGAACCTGGAGTTGGTAAGACGGCAATAGCAGAAGGACTTGCACAGCGAATAGCTAGTGGTGATGTTCCTGAAACAATCGAGGGGAAGACG GTTATAACCCTTGATATGGGTCTTCTAGTGGCTGGAACGAAATACCGTGGAGAGTTCGAggaaagattgaagaagcttATGGAGGAAATCAGGCAAAGTGATGAGATAATTCTGTTTATTGATGAAGTGCACACGCTCATCGGTGCAGGAGCCGCTGAAGGTGCGATCGATGCTGCTAACATCTTAAAGCCAGCTCTAGCAAGAGGTGAATTGCAG TGTATTGGTGCAACAACAATTGATGAGTACAGGAAACACATTGAGAAAGATCCTGCATTGGAGAGACGGTTCCAGCCTGTGAAAGTACCTGAACCAACTGTAGAAGAAGCTATACAGATTTTGCAAGGTCTGCGTGAGCGCTATGAGATCCACCACAAACTTCGATACACTGATGAAGCCTTGGTTGCTGCTGCACAATTGTCACATCAGTACAtcag TGATCGGTTTCTTCCCGACAAAGCGATTGACTTGATTGATGAAGCTGGGTCTCGGGTTCGACTACGCCATGCTCAG CTTCCTGAGGAAGCTAGAGAGCTTGAAAAGCAACTCAGGCAAATCaccaaagagaagaatgaAGCTGTGCGAAGCCAAGACTTCGAGATG GCTGGTTCTCATCGTGACCGTGAAATAGAGCTCAAGGCTGAGATAGCTAATGTTTTATCTCGAGGCAAAGAAGTGGCCAAAGCCGAGAATGAAGCTGAGGAAGGAGGACCTACTGTCACAGAATCTGACATCCAACACATCGTCGCCACCTGGACAGGAATCCCGGTAGAGAAAGTCTCGTCTGATGAATCTAGCCGTCTTCTCCAAATGGAGCAGACCCTTCACACAAGAGTCATTGGCCAAGATGAAGCCGTTAAAGCAATCAGTCGGGCTATCCGCCGTGCCCGTGTTGGGctcaaaaacccaaaccgtCCTATCGCCAGTTTCATCTTCTCTGGTCCAACTGGTGTTGGGAAATCAGAGCTTGCTAAGGCCTTGGCTGCTTACTACTTCGGTTCAGAAGAAGCAATGATCCGTCTTGACATGAGTGAGTTCATGGAACGACACACTGTTTCGAAACTCATCGGTTCACCTCCTGGTTACGTAGGATACACAGAAGGAGGTCAGTTAACAGAGGCGGTTCGACGCAGGCCCTACACTCTTGTTCTCTTTGACGAAATTGAGAAAGCACATCCCGATGTTTTCAACATGATGCTTCAGATCCTAGAAGACGGTAGACTAACTGATAGCAAAGGAAGAACTGTCGATTTCAAGAACACGCTTCTGATCATGACTTCAAACGTAGGGAGCAGCGTGATCGAAAAAGGTGGTAGAAGAATTGGGTTTGATCTTGACCACGACGAGAAAGACAGCAGTTACAACAGAATCAAGAGCTTAGTGACTGAGGAACTAAAACAGTATTTCAGACCAGAGTTCTTGAACAGGTTAGATGAGATGATTGTTTTCAGACAGTTAACAAAGCTGGAAGTCAAGGAGATTGCTGATATAATGCTTAAAGAAGTGGTGGCGAGACTTGAGGTCAAAGAGATTGAGCTTCAGGTGACTGAGAGGTTTAAAGAGAGAGTGGTGGATGAAGGATTCGACCCGAGTTATGGTGCGAGGCCACTTAGACGTGCAATAATGAGGCTTTTGGAGGATAGTATGGCGGAGAAGATGCTTTCAAGGGACATTAAAGAAGGAGATTCTGTgattgttgatgttgatgcCGAAGGAAGTGTGGTTGTGTTGAGTGGTACCACTGGACGTGTTGGTGGTTTTGCTGCTGAAGAAGCCATGGAAGATCCTATTCCAATATTGTAG
- the HSP93-III gene encoding Clp ATPase (HSP93-III; FUNCTIONS IN: in 6 functions; INVOLVED IN: protein import into chloroplast stroma, chloroplast organization; LOCATED IN: mitochondrion, chloroplast, chloroplast stroma, Tic complex; EXPRESSED IN: guard cell; EXPRESSED DURING: seed development stages; CONTAINS InterPro DOMAIN/s: Clp ATPase, C-terminal (InterPro:IPR019489), ATPase, AAA-type, core (InterPro:IPR003959), ATPase, AAA-2 (InterPro:IPR013093), ATPase, AAA+ type, core (InterPro:IPR003593), Chaperonin clpA/B (InterPro:IPR001270), Chaperonin ClpA/B, conserved site (InterPro:IPR018368), Clp, N-terminal (InterPro:IPR004176), UvrB/UvrC protein (InterPro:IPR001943); BEST Arabidopsis thaliana protein match is: CLPC homologue 1 (TAIR:AT5G50920.1).), which produces MKMSSLKAPVLRIQATEYREPRGRVKMMSSLQAPLLTIQSFSGLRAPSALDYLGRPSPGFLVKYKLAKSSGREKASRCVPKAMFERFTEKAIKVIMLSQEEARRLGHNFVGTEQILLGLIGEGTGIAAKVLKSMGINLKDSRVEVEKIIGRGSGFVAVEIPFTPRAKRVLELSLEEARQLGHNYIGSEHLLLGLLREGEGVAARVLENLGADPSNIRTQVIRMVGENNEVTASVGGGSSGNSKMPTLEEYGTNLTKLAEEGKLDPVVGRQPQIERVVQILARRTKNNPCLIGEPGVGKTAIAEGLAQRIASGDVPETIEGKTVITLDMGLLVAGTKYRGEFEERLKKLMEEIRQSDEIILFIDEVHTLIGAGAAEGAIDAANILKPALARGELQCIGATTIDEYRKHIEKDPALERRFQPVKVPEPTVEEAIQILQGLRERYEIHHKLRYTDEALVAAAQLSHQYISDRFLPDKAIDLIDEAGSRVRLRHAQLPEEARELEKQLRQITKEKNEAVRSQDFEMAGSHRDREIELKAEIANVLSRGKEVAKAENEAEEGGPTVTESDIQHIVATWTGIPVEKVSSDESSRLLQMEQTLHTRVIGQDEAVKAISRAIRRARVGLKNPNRPIASFIFSGPTGVGKSELAKALAAYYFGSEEAMIRLDMSEFMERHTVSKLIGSPPGYVGYTEGGQLTEAVRRRPYTLVLFDEIEKAHPDVFNMMLQILEDGRLTDSKGRTVDFKNTLLIMTSNVGSSVIEKGGRRIGFDLDHDEKDSSYNRIKSLVTEELKQYFRPEFLNRLDEMIVFRQLTKLEVKEIADIMLKEVVARLEVKEIELQVTERFKERVVDEGFDPSYGARPLRRAIMRLLEDSMAEKMLSRDIKEGDSVIVDVDAEGSVVVLSGTTGRVGGFAAEEAMEDPIPIL; this is translated from the exons ATGAAGATGAGCAGTTTAAAAGCACCTGTTCTGAGAATTCAGGCCACAGAATACAGAGAACCAAGAGGGCGTGTGAAGATGATGTCCAGTTTACAAGCACCTCTTCTGACAATTCAGAGCTTCTCAGGGTTAAGGGCCCCCAGTGCATTAGATTATTTGGGAAGGCCTAGTCCAGGTTTCCTTGTTAAGTATAAACTTGCAAAATCATCTGGGAGAGAAAAAGCTAGCCGATGTGTACCCAAAGCAATGTTTGAGCGTTTTACCGAGAAAGCAATTAAGGTCATAATGCTGTCTCAAGAGGAAGCTCGGAGACTTGGCCATAACTTTGTTGGGACTGAGCAAATACTGTTGGGTCTAATTGGAGAAGGGACTGGGATTGCCGCCAAGGTTCTTAAATCCATGGGGATCAATCTTAAAGATTCACGCGTGGAAGTAGAAAAGATAATTGGGAGAGGCAGTGGATTCGTGGCAGTGGAGATTCCATTTACTCCTCGCGCAAAGCGGGTGCTGGAGTTGTCACTAGAGGAAGCTCGACAACTTG GGCATAACTACATTGGTTCAGAGCACCTTTTGCTTGGTCTACTTCGTGAAGGGGAGGGTGTGGCAGCTCGTGTCTTGGAGAATTTGGGTGCAGATCCTAGTAATATACGGACACAG GTTATACGTATGGTCGGGGAAAACAATGAAGTCACAGCAAGCGTTGGTGGGGGAAGCAGCGGAAACAGCAAAATGCCAACACTTGAAGAGTATGGGACTAACTTAACTAAACTAGCAGAGGAG GGTAAACTGGATCCGGTTGTTGGAAGGCAGCCACAGATCGAACGAGTGGTCCAGATCTTGGCTCGAAGAACCAAGAACAACCCATGTCTTATTGGAGAACCTGGAGTTGGTAAGACGGCAATAGCAGAAGGACTTGCACAGCGAATAGCTAGTGGTGATGTTCCTGAAACAATCGAGGGGAAGACG GTTATAACCCTTGATATGGGTCTTCTAGTGGCTGGAACGAAATACCGTGGAGAGTTCGAggaaagattgaagaagcttATGGAGGAAATCAGGCAAAGTGATGAGATAATTCTGTTTATTGATGAAGTGCACACGCTCATCGGTGCAGGAGCCGCTGAAGGTGCGATCGATGCTGCTAACATCTTAAAGCCAGCTCTAGCAAGAGGTGAATTGCAG TGTATTGGTGCAACAACAATTGATGAGTACAGGAAACACATTGAGAAAGATCCTGCATTGGAGAGACGGTTCCAGCCTGTGAAAGTACCTGAACCAACTGTAGAAGAAGCTATACAGATTTTGCAAGGTCTGCGTGAGCGCTATGAGATCCACCACAAACTTCGATACACTGATGAAGCCTTGGTTGCTGCTGCACAATTGTCACATCAGTACAtcag TGATCGGTTTCTTCCCGACAAAGCGATTGACTTGATTGATGAAGCTGGGTCTCGGGTTCGACTACGCCATGCTCAG CTTCCTGAGGAAGCTAGAGAGCTTGAAAAGCAACTCAGGCAAATCaccaaagagaagaatgaAGCTGTGCGAAGCCAAGACTTCGAGATG GCTGGTTCTCATCGTGACCGTGAAATAGAGCTCAAGGCTGAGATAGCTAATGTTTTATCTCGAGGCAAAGAAGTGGCCAAAGCCGAGAATGAAGCTGAGGAAGGAGGACCTACTGTCACAGAATCTGACATCCAACACATCGTCGCCACCTGGACAGGAATCCCGGTAGAGAAAGTCTCGTCTGATGAATCTAGCCGTCTTCTCCAAATGGAGCAGACCCTTCACACAAGAGTCATTGGCCAAGATGAAGCCGTTAAAGCAATCAGTCGGGCTATCCGCCGTGCCCGTGTTGGGctcaaaaacccaaaccgtCCTATCGCCAGTTTCATCTTCTCTGGTCCAACTGGTGTTGGGAAATCAGAGCTTGCTAAGGCCTTGGCTGCTTACTACTTCGGTTCAGAAGAAGCAATGATCCGTCTTGACATGAGTGAGTTCATGGAACGACACACTGTTTCGAAACTCATCGGTTCACCTCCTGGTTACGTAGGATACACAGAAGGAGGTCAGTTAACAGAGGCGGTTCGACGCAGGCCCTACACTCTTGTTCTCTTTGACGAAATTGAGAAAGCACATCCCGATGTTTTCAACATGATGCTTCAGATCCTAGAAGACGGTAGACTAACTGATAGCAAAGGAAGAACTGTCGATTTCAAGAACACGCTTCTGATCATGACTTCAAACGTAGGGAGCAGCGTGATCGAAAAAGGTGGTAGAAGAATTGGGTTTGATCTTGACCACGACGAGAAAGACAGCAGTTACAACAGAATCAAGAGCTTAGTGACTGAGGAACTAAAACAGTATTTCAGACCAGAGTTCTTGAACAGGTTAGATGAGATGATTGTTTTCAGACAGTTAACAAAGCTGGAAGTCAAGGAGATTGCTGATATAATGCTTAAAGAAGTGGTGGCGAGACTTGAGGTCAAAGAGATTGAGCTTCAGGTGACTGAGAGGTTTAAAGAGAGAGTGGTGGATGAAGGATTCGACCCGAGTTATGGTGCGAGGCCACTTAGACGTGCAATAATGAGGCTTTTGGAGGATAGTATGGCGGAGAAGATGCTTTCAAGGGACATTAAAGAAGGAGATTCTGTgattgttgatgttgatgcCGAAGGAAGTGTGGTTGTGTTGAGTGGTACCACTGGACGTGTTGGTGGTTTTGCTGCTGAAGAAGCCATGGAAGATCCTATTCCAATATTGTAG
- a CDS encoding RNI-like superfamily protein (RNI-like superfamily protein; CONTAINS InterPro DOMAIN/s: F-box domain, cyclin-like (InterPro:IPR001810); BEST Arabidopsis thaliana protein match is: RNI-like superfamily protein (TAIR:AT4G11580.1); Has 401 Blast hits to 392 proteins in 43 species: Archae - 0; Bacteria - 0; Metazoa - 52; Fungi - 0; Plants - 349; Viruses - 0; Other Eukaryotes - 0 (source: NCBI BLink).), with protein MEEEYESRRLRRWEELDTDILVRIFQKFSVFELTSGLAHVCRGWRAACCDPILWKTVDLSNMRSSFIKIPLEPYVYVERRSDEALTRILKLSMNLSGGSTRTLIFHFNLFLSDDQLTYTAERCPGLRRVVLPAWNRIKKTGICKAIRIWKDLESLTMPSIANPPYLLTEIAKNCKNFKELKIMGPFEVFFANTLITCLPNIKTLSIRCSAIKREALMKILDGLPSLEVLNISHSHLVEYSGWQPQQKVIVRELDKTIMEKTARLKKFLTCMDHKTCVMCQRTENDEGIVRWYKYEEGDWKVDEVSSLHL; from the exons ATGGAAGAAGAGTATGAGAGTCGTCGATTGAGGAGATGGGAAGAGTTGGACACTGACATCTTAGTAAGAATTTTCCAGAAGTTTAGCGTCTTTGAGTTGACTTCGGGATTAGCTCATGTTTGTAGAGGATGGAGAGCTGCTTGTTGCGATCCGATTCTTTGGAAGACGGTGGATTTGTCAAACATGAGATCTAGTTTCATCAAGATCCCATTAGAGCCTTATGTCTATGTGGAACGCCGATCTGATGAGGCCCTAACCCGCATCCTGAAACTCTCCATGAACCTTAGCGGAGGAAGCACGAGGACcttgatttttcatttcaacTTGTTCTTGAGTGATGATCAGCTTACTTACACCGCAGAAAG GTGTCCAGGGTTGAGACGGGTCGTCCTACCGGCTTGGAACAGAATAAAGAAGACTGGTATATGCAAAGCGATAAGAATCTGGAAAGATCTAGAGTCACTAACAATGCCAAGCATCGCAAACCCGCCTTATCTCTTAACAGAAATTGCCAAGAACTGCAAGAATTTTAAAGAGCTGAAGATCATGGGTCCATTCGAGGTCTTCTTTGCAAACACGCTCATCACTTGCCTCCCAAACATCAAAACACTCAGCATCAGATGCTCGGCGATAAAGCGGGAAGCACTGATGAAAATCCTTGACGGATTACCAAGCCTTGAAGTGCTCAACATATCACACTCTCACCTAGTGGAGTACAGCGGTTGGCAGCCTCAGCAGAAGGTGATTGTTAGAGAGCTCGATAAGACGATAATGGAGAAAACAGCAAGGCTAAAGAAATTCTTGACTTGCATGGATCACAAGACGTGTGTGATGTGTCAGAGGACTGAAAACGATGAAGGGATTGTGAGATGGTACAAGTATGAGGAAGGAGACTGGAAGGTTGATGAAGTGAgttctcttcatctttga
- the MAPR3 gene encoding membrane-associated progesterone binding protein 3 (membrane-associated progesterone binding protein 3 (MAPR3); FUNCTIONS IN: heme binding; LOCATED IN: chloroplast thylakoid membrane, nucleus; EXPRESSED IN: 24 plant structures; EXPRESSED DURING: 13 growth stages; CONTAINS InterPro DOMAIN/s: Cytochrome b5 (InterPro:IPR001199); BEST Arabidopsis thaliana protein match is: membrane steroid binding protein 1 (TAIR:AT5G52240.1); Has 1079 Blast hits to 1069 proteins in 199 species: Archae - 0; Bacteria - 2; Metazoa - 428; Fungi - 337; Plants - 203; Viruses - 0; Other Eukaryotes - 109 (source: NCBI BLink).), giving the protein MVQQIWETLKETITAYTGLSPAAFFTVLALAFAVYQVVSGFFVSPEVHRPRSLEVQPQSEPLPPPVQLGEITEEELKLYDGSDSKKPLLMAIKGQIYDVSQSRMFYGPGGPYALFAGKDASRALAKMSFEDQDLTGDISGLGAFELEALQDWEYKFMSKYVKVGTIQKKDGEGKESSEPSEAKTASAEGLSTNTGEEASAITHDETSRSTGEKIAETTEKKDVATDDDDAAKE; this is encoded by the exons ATGGTTCAGCAAATATGGGAGACGTTGAAGGAAACAATCACAGCTTACACTGGACTTTCTCCAGCTGCGTTTTTCACCGTACTTGCTCTCGCTTTCGCCGTTTACCAAGTCGTCTCCGGTTTCTTCGTTTCTCCTGAAGTTCACCGACCTCGTTCTTTGGAGGTTCAGCCTCAATCGGAGCCTCTTCCACCGCCGGTTCAGCTCGGAGAAATCACTGAGGAGGAGCTTAAGCTTTATGATGGCTCCGATTCTAAAAAGCCCCTTCTTATGGCGATCAAGGGCCAGATCTATGATGTTTCTCAGAGCAG GATGTTTTATGGACCAGGTGGGCCATATGCTCTGTTTGCAGGGAAAGATGCAAGCCGAGCTCTGGCAAAGATGTCATTTGAGGACCAAGACTTGACTGGAGACATCTCAGGTCTCGGTGCATTTGAGCTAGAGGCGTTACAAGACTGGGAGTACAAGTTCATGAGCAAGTATGTCAAAGTCGGAACCATTCAAAAGAAGGATGGAGAAGGCAAAGAAAGTTCAGAACCTTCCGAAGCAAAGACTGCCTCTGCGGAAGGTCTTTCTACAAACActggagaagaagcttcagCAATTACCCATGATGAAACTTCTAGAAGCACAGGCGAGAAAATCGCGGAAACCacggagaagaaagatgttgcaactgatgatgatgatgctgcAAAGGAGTAA
- a CDS encoding single-stranded DNA endonuclease family protein (single-stranded DNA endonuclease family protein; FUNCTIONS IN: chromatin binding, DNA binding, catalytic activity, nuclease activity; INVOLVED IN: DNA repair, chromatin assembly or disassembly; LOCATED IN: chromatin, nucleus; EXPRESSED IN: 6 plant structures; EXPRESSED DURING: F mature embryo stage, petal differentiation and expansion stage, E expanded cotyledon stage, D bilateral stage; CONTAINS InterPro DOMAIN/s: XPG N-terminal (InterPro:IPR006085), DNA repair protein (XPGC)/yeast Rad (InterPro:IPR006084), Chromo domain-like (InterPro:IPR016197), 5'-3' exonuclease, C-terminal subdomain (InterPro:IPR020045), Chromo domain (InterPro:IPR000953), XPG/RAD2 endonuclease (InterPro:IPR006086); BEST Arabidopsis thaliana protein match is: 5'-3' exonuclease family protein (TAIR:AT1G01880.1); Has 30201 Blast hits to 17322 proteins in 780 species: Archae - 12; Bacteria - 1396; Metazoa - 17338; Fungi - 3422; Plants - 5037; Viruses - 0; Other Eukaryotes - 2996 (source: NCBI BLink).), which translates to MGVKYLWDVLEPCKKTFPLDHLQNKRVCVDLSCWMVELHKVNKSYCATKEKVYLRGFFHRLRALIALNCSIILVSDGAIPGIKVPTYKRRLKARFEIADDGVEPSKETSLKRNMGSEFSCIIKEAKVIASTLGILCLDGIEEAEAQCALLNSESLCDACFSFDSDIFLFGAKTVYREICLGEGGYVVCYEMDDIKKKLGLGRNSLIALALLLGSDYSQGVRGLRQEKACELVRSIGDNVILEKVASEGLSFAEKPRKSKKQVRPSVCSKKGTLPLVVINGNNRDPERLEEIKQVIDAFMNPKCHQADSNTVSRALAEFSFQRTKLQEICHQFFEWPPEKTDEYILPKVAERNLRRFANLQSRSTEVEVNLPLHKPQMPEKCPVSEIIKTRKVQGRECFEVSWNDLEGLESSIVPADLVERACPEKIIEFKEKMAAKKKKPKPKQKQKETSSPTKSSSLVELSLELQHLDLNSTSLVSRSTLEEAEQENEQQNSKKHDYLRLIDSPDRENCNNAWSNRDRLGVGMSSFPLYPETEVIDLISPCPEARSRSVSRSYQEQKSHDHQLETVIELSDSETDDEEHCKKARELRIFLQNIRKDIIL; encoded by the exons ATGGGAGTGAAGTATCTTTGGGATGTCTTGGAGCCTTGTAAGAAGACTTTCCCACTCGATCATCTTCA AAACAAAAGGGTATGCGTGGATCTTTCGTGTTGGATGGTGGAATTGCATAAAGTGAACAAATCTTATTGCGCcactaaagaaaaagtttatctTCGAGGATTTTTTCATCGTCTCCGAGCCCTAATTGCCCTAAACTGCTCCATCATTTTAGTCTCAG ATGGTGCAATTCCTGGAATCAAAGTACCAACTTACAAGCGTCGGTTAAAAGCAAGATTCGAG ATCGCTGACGATGGTGTTGAGCCTAGCAAAGAGACTTCACTCAAAAGAAATATGGGGTCTGAGTTCTCGTGCATCATAAAAGAGGCGAAAGTTATTGCATCAACACTAGGGATACTTTGTTTAGACGG GATTGAGGAGGCTGAGGCGCAATGCGCTCTGCTAAACTCGGAATCCTTATGT GACGCCTGTTTTAGCTTTGATTCGGATATCTTCCTTTTTGGTGCAAAGACTGTATACAGAGAAATATGCCTTG GTGAAGGAGGTTATGTTGTTTGCTACGAGATGGATGACATCAAGAAAAAGCTTGGGCTTGGACGGAACTCATTG ATAGCTCTAGCGCTTTTGCTTGGCAGTGACTACTCTCAGGGAGTTCGTGGTCTTCGACAG GAGAAAGCTTGTGAGCTTGTTAGGTCGATTGGAGACAATGTTATCCTTGAAAAAGTTGCATCAGAAGGACTTTCCTTTGCGGAAAAGCCGAGAAAGTCTAAGAAGCAAGTTAGGCCTTCTGTGTGCAGCAAAAAGGGGACCTTACCTTTGGTGGTTATAAATG GAAATAATCGTGATCCAGAAAGACTGGAAGAGATCAAGCAGGTGATCGATGCGTTCATGAACCCCAAGTGCCACCAAGCAGACTCTAATACAGTTTCCAG GGCCTTAGCTGAATTCTCTTTCCAGCGCACCAAGCTTCAGGAGATATGCCATCAGTTCTTTGAGTGGCCCCCTGAGAAAACAG ATGAATACATACTTCCTAAAGTTGCTGAAAGAAATCTGAGAAGGTTCGCTAATCTGCAATCAAGATCAACTGAGGTTGAAGTTAACCTTCCTCTCCACAAG CCGCAGATGCCAGAGAAGTGTCCGGTGTCTGAAATCATAAAGACCCGAAAAGTACAGGGGCGAGAATGTTTTGAAGTCTCATGGAATGATCTAGAAGGGTTAGAGTCGTCCATTGTTCCTGCAGATCTTGTAGAAAG GGCTTGTCCTGAGAAGATCATAGAGTTCAAGGAGAAAATGGcagcaaaaaagaagaaaccgaagccgaaacaaaaacagaaggaAACGAGTTCACCGaccaaatcttcttctcttgtcgAACTCAGCCTCGAACTCCAACACCTTGATCTCAACTCAACCTCTCTAGTAAGTAGAAGCACCTtagaagaagcagagcaaGAGAACGAACAACAAAACTCCAAGAAACATGATTACTTGCGTCTTATCGATTCACCTGATAGAGAAAATTGCAATAACGCTTGGTCAAACAGGGATAGATTGGGTGTTGGAATGAGTTCATTTCCATTGTATCCGGAAACAGAAGTCATTGATCTGATAAGCCCTTGTCCTGAAGCTCGTTCACGGAGCGTGTCAAGAAGTTATCAAGAACAGAAGAGCCATGATCACCAACTTGAGACTGTGATTGAGCTGAGTGATTCAGAGACAGATGATGAGGAACATTGCAAGAAAGCTAGAGAGCTTAggatctttcttcaaaatatcaGGAAAGACATTATCCTATGa